Below is a genomic region from Henckelia pumila isolate YLH828 chromosome 3, ASM3356847v2, whole genome shotgun sequence.
GGTTGTTTCTtcttatttagttttttttttttttggcttcaCTGGCTGCCACACATCTTGGAATTATGAGATTCCATTGTCTATCTTAATCTTGTTGCCCTGCTGTTCTTCCGTGTTccagtattatttttatattttaacgattttatTCTTCTACTTCTTTCCAGGGAAGAGAGTGTTTCGCTTGTGCTCCTACTGGTTCTGGAAAAACCTTTGCATTTGTCTGCCCAATACTTATGCAACTTCAGGTATGTTTAAAACGTGAAGTTTTATGTGCTATAaactatttttgaaaaattatactTAGCAATCTCTTGTCATCAGCGTGCTTCAAAGGATGGTGTTCGGGCAGTGATTCTTTGCCCCACTCGTGAATTAGCTGCTCAGACAGCAAGAGAATGCAAGAAGTTGTCGAGAGGAAAGAAATTTTACATTAAATTAATGACCAAACAACTCGCTAAAAGTgctgatttttcaaaattgccCTGTGATATTCTCATATCTACACCTTTTCGAGCGCAGTTTGCTATTCGCAAAAGAAAACTTGATTTGAGCAAGTAAGATACCTATTCTCTAATTATCGTTTGTTTCAGGTCTTAATGTCTAGGCTTCTCCAAACTACTAAAATTTGTGATAGAAATATTTATTCGGTCCAAATTTATAGCACCGTCTCACCTTAAACTAAGAcacaataaaaaatgatagcttTTAATGTGTTAATATGTTGCCAAACGTATTGTATTTAGTGTTTACGTGAAGCCTAATATTTGTGTTATCTGTTATTACTTGAGTGGATAACTAGAGATGCTTGAATCTCGAATGTGTATGCGCTAAGCTGCATCTTTTCATTCTGAGGTGGAATTCCTATTTGACCTCTTATTTTTAGTAATATCCTCAAGATTCTTCaatcttttttctttttgttgtGTCCAGGGTTGAGTTTCTTGTCCTGGATGAATCTGACAAGCTTTTTGAGTTAGGCTTGGTTGAGCAGGTTGATGCAGTGGTCAAAGCATGCTCAAATCCTTCTATTGTACGCTCACTGTTCAGTGCTACTTTACCTGATACTGTTGAAGAGCTAGCACGCACAATTATGCATGATGCTGTCCGAGTTATCATTGGCAGAAAGTAAGAAGTTGCTCTCCACAGACAGCAAGAAACAAGTTCAATTTTATCCCTTTGTTAATGAGATCTATGTATTTATCCTAAGTTGGTTGCGCACTTGAGGAGAAACCTTTTGTCAAATTTATCATCTCATGTTGatagaaaataattttgttgAGACTGAATTGCTACTACTCAAATTCGAACAGGAACTCTGCTTCTGAATCAATCAAGCAAAAGCTCATATTTGTAGGAAGTGAGGAGGGCAAGCTTCTTGCTCTCCGTCAAAGCTTTGCAGAGGTATAAATATTACTTCCTAGTCGGCCAATTTCCTCGGTCCTTATTTCCCTCTATAAAAGTAGTTAATACAAGCTTGTTTTTGATATATTACTGTAATTGGCACTACTATTTATACATGGATGCTCATGTTTTCCTCCTGTAATTGGAGAGTAATAACGAAAGTTTAGCATTTGAGATGACCCAAACATTTGGTGCAGAGTTTGAACCCACCTGTGTTAATTTTTGTCCAAAACAAAGAACGAGCTAAGGAATTATATGATGAGCTGAAATATGACGATGTTCGAGCTGATGTCATACATGCCGATCTTTCTGAAATACAGGTATATTGCTTAATGAGTGGTTGAAATGTTTGAATTTTTAAGCTTCAGGATTTCCATAACACTAATCAATCGATGTAGAGAGAAAGTGCAGTTGACAACTTTCGATCCGGAAAAACGTGGGTTTTGATTGCCACTGATGTTATTGCCCGTGGAATGGACTTTAAAGGCGTCAACTGTGTGATCAACTATGATTTTCCGGATTCGGCTGCTGCATACATTCACAGGATTGGTACGTTAAATGTTGAACGCGTTGTTCTTTTATTCATCATCTCACATCCTCACTTTTCCTTGAAAAAGGTTGTTTGGATAGCTTCAGTTGTTCCAAACGTCTCGTCCTTGTCTGTAAATGTGACACTTGAACTGTCATGTGCTTTAGTAGACTTGATTAACAGTCAGTATCAGCCATAGTTTTCAGTACAATGGTGGTTGTTCAATCCTAcaatttgtaacgacccacgtccttccaccgcatccctccccagcctatagcatgggctcggaacgcatggttcgacgggcatcgcactcatgacctccccactcctggcggtgggtttttgccctccccagaaatcgaaccttgtacctccaggcttaagtacaaagttttatgattccttgtacaaggttcgattcatggggagggcaaaaacccaCTGCCAGGAGTGGGGAGGTCATGAGTGCGATTCCCGTCGAACCATGCGGTCCGAGCCCATGCTATAGGCTGGGGATGGATGCGGTGGAAGGACGTGAGTCGTTACAAAAAAGGGCGCCAATTGGTACAAGAGTACGTGTTCAGTCTCATTAATTGTAAAATTAGTGCAATTGTAGGAGGGGATAGTTGGGTCAGGGTGGTATCAATCGATCCACTTTCTTGTTTAGCTATATAAGGTGCCATGTGTGAATTGTCTTACGACAGGTTGAAATTTTTTACTTGGGTATTTTGGGTGTTAAAAGATTTAAGGTTTGTCCTTACTATGGACTATACTGTGGTACTACAGTAAACAccataaattttttattctcTGCGCATCAAACTCAAGTATAGAACTCTCTGTAATATTCATTACATTGAATTCTATCCAAAGTAGCGTGTTTGTATTCAAATTATTCCTTGTGTTTTACCAATTTTTCTGGCCTTTCATAAAGGTCGTTCGGGTAGGGCTGGAAGATGCGGAGAAGCGATAACCTTATACACTGAAGCTGACGTTCCATTCTTAAGGAATGTAGCTAATGTAATGACAGCTTCTGGGTGTGAAGTCCCGGCTTGGATAACTTCTCTACAGAAGAAAAAATGGAGGAAACACAGGCCCCAAAGGGAATCAATTTCTAAACCTGAAGTTGAGTAATATATGATCGATTTGGTGCAAGCAcagcttaaaaattttgttgtcCCAGTTCTGAAATATATGTCAAAAGGCAAGTGTTTTCCCCACTGTTTAAATGGTTATTTTCTTTGTATGTAAGAATTTATTTATATCACTGGATTCGCTTGTCTTGGCATTTTTTATTTCCCAGCCAGAAttcgtaatttttttttcctgaaaATTAACAAAAAGCGCATGTTTCGCAAGTAAATCAATATTTTCACATGGTAAAAAAATATTGAGCAGTCTGATGTTTATTTTTGTgtgtatattattttgttaatCACGTTCATCTAGAAAAGAACAATGGTTAACCTTATTTAATTATTCTGGAAGATATTGGATTGTTATATTATCACTTGCACTTCTCATGATATGTTCTTCCTGTGATTAGAACTAATTCCTTTTCATATTCTTGAAAGATAGTAATAAATAAAGTCATGTGATTGCGTACGAGTTTATAACATAGACTACATagtcaaaataaaatcaatgtTCATTTGAAATCCGAAGTCTGTCAAATTCAACATATAGCATATAATTCCCGAGGACTAATTGTTAGACTCGTATGATAATTATTAACTAATTTTAGTCAACGATAATGTCAATTAATTTCCATAGCTAATAATTTGAGTTTATTAGATAACGCAAAATTTAGTGGCTATGAAAGAAATAACATTAACTTTTGTATTTCAAAAGTACCATATGGCGTgggtaaaattaaataaataatgatcCAAGGTATTATAAAGTGGGGGTAATTTCCTTTTTAACAATTATAACACATCAGCTAAGATCCACAATTTTCCATACATATaaagataatttttttcttattaGAAATATCACTTGCAAGGAAAATAGATATTTGTATATTAATCCAAATGCCCTGTAACCTGCAACATTTTACCCCAATAAGTGTCATACTTCACCCTGTTACTTTTTACATCAATATATAGATCAGATTTTTGGAATTAAAGTGAGAAGTATTCGTGTACATGAGACCTCCATTTCTTGCTATAATGTTCTATGTTATGGGAAAATTAGGCAGAAAAGCTTTCTACGCTCCAGAAAACAGAAGGAGTGCTATCATCTCGACTCTTGTTGTGTTGCATATAAACCATCTTGAAAACAGTGGGAAAGGGGAAAAAAATTCCGTGCTCCGTTTTAAGAATCGGAACATCCCTGTCGTCGGATACCAAAGAGAAGTAATGTTTCATACAGAAGCAGTATCAGTCTCATCCCGAATTTCTTGTTCGTCTTGGTTGGTTGTAGTTTTATCGACAGAATCGAGTGGACCTTGCGGGATGCCAAAAAGGGTCGATAATATTTCCCGGTGGCATTCATCGCAGAGGACGAAATATGAGAAGTGACCCTCTTCCGGAAGTCTGTGAACACTGGCATTGGGTAGCACACGGGATATGTAATCAGTTATTGATGGCGGAACCACCATATCATC
It encodes:
- the LOC140891182 gene encoding DEAD-box ATP-dependent RNA helicase 57; this translates as MEKDGSFLFSGIKFNRQKFSSDFARFKVKKEDDGIVEKLNVIENGDITTTEEATKPRAEKKRKRKAIVSDPVEGFNVFKRSKSRAEVGDGKEEEIILRKKEYHRRLERESLFRKKHNIHVSGRNIPSPLLNFMELRSRYNCKPYVLRNLADLGFEEPTPIQRQTIPVMLSGRECFACAPTGSGKTFAFVCPILMQLQRASKDGVRAVILCPTRELAAQTARECKKLSRGKKFYIKLMTKQLAKSADFSKLPCDILISTPFRAQFAIRKRKLDLSKVEFLVLDESDKLFELGLVEQVDAVVKACSNPSIVRSLFSATLPDTVEELARTIMHDAVRVIIGRKNSASESIKQKLIFVGSEEGKLLALRQSFAESLNPPVLIFVQNKERAKELYDELKYDDVRADVIHADLSEIQRESAVDNFRSGKTWVLIATDVIARGMDFKGVNCVINYDFPDSAAAYIHRIGRSGRAGRCGEAITLYTEADVPFLRNVANVMTASGCEVPAWITSLQKKKWRKHRPQRESISKPEVE